One region of Glycine max cultivar Williams 82 chromosome 9, Glycine_max_v4.0, whole genome shotgun sequence genomic DNA includes:
- the LOC100780567 gene encoding probable LRR receptor-like serine/threonine-protein kinase At1g56130 isoform X2, translating to MERCLLLQTLAFALVAVVCMFNFLVNATTDPNEARVLNAIFDKWSIIANHEHWNISGDLCSGRAIDDTSITDQTYNPFIKCDCFRNNNNTCHITKLKVYALSVVGEIPDELWTLTYLTELDLRQNHLTGSISSAIGNLTRMEYLTFGINALSGELPKELGNLLELKSLSFSSNNFSGSFPSHLGNLVNLEQLYMNDVELRGRIPDFIGNWSNLNVLRFQGNSFEGSIPLSFSNLTSLIELRISGLFNGSSSLAFLRNLKSLNILELRNNNISDSIPSFIGDFLNLTQLDLSFNNITGQIPDSIFNLGLLSYLFLGNNKLSGTLPTQKSESLLYIDLSYNDLSGTLPSWVNKQNLQLNLVANNLTIESSNSRGLPPGLNCLQKNFPCNRGVGRYYDFAMKCGGPQITSSNGVVFEMDNQTLGPATYFVTDTHRWAVSNVGLFTGSNNPQYKITVSNQFTQTVDPELFQTARLSASSLRYYGLGLENGFYNITLQFAETVILDNSEWKSLGRRIFDIYIQGTLVLKDFNIKKEAGGISFSVVLKKFRVEVLENYLEIHLFWAGKGTCCIPVQGTYGPLISAISAIPDFKPTVSNKPPSNKRNRAGLIVGIVVGVGAVSFLVVLAFFYVIRKRKRHDDDEELLDIDTKPYTFSYSELKNATNDFNIGNKLGEGGFGPVHKGTLDDGRVIAVKQLSVQSNQGKNQFIAEIATISAVQHRNLVNLYGCCIEGNKRLLVYEYLENKSLDHAIFGNCLNLSWSTRYVICLGIARGLTYLHEESRIRIVHRDVKSSNILLDLEFIPKISDFGLAKLYDDKKTHISTRVAGTIGYLAPEYAMRGHLTEKVDVFSFGVVLLEIVSGRPNSDSSLEGDKMYLLEWAWQLHENNNVTDLVDPRLLSDFNDEEVKRIVGISLLCTQTSPILRPSMSRVVAMLLGDIEVSTVTSRPGYLTDWKFDDEISFMTEVATKGSDTSFYNSSASFSIVGGADYSPIDASKPILHETLSESS from the exons ATGGAACGGTGTTTATTACTACAAACTTTGGCTTTTGCACTTGTTGCTGTTGTATGCATGTTCAACTTCTTGGTTAATGCCACCACAGATCCTAATGAAG CGAGAGTTTTAAACGCAATCTTTGACAAATGGAGTATAATTGCGAATCATGAACACTGGAACATAAGTGGTGACCTATGCAGTGGAAGGGCCATCGATGACACATCTATCACTGATCAAACTTACAACCCATTcatcaaatgtgattgtttcaGGAACAACAACAATACTTGCCACATTACTAAACT GAAGGTTTATGCATTGAGTGTGGTGGGTGAAATTCCAGATGAGCTATGGACTCTAACTTACCTCACAGAATT GGATCTTCGCCAGAATCACTTGACTGGTTCTATATCTTCGGCCATTGGAAATCTAACTCGTATGGAATATTT AACCTTTGGCATCAATGCTTTGTCAGGGGAGCTTCCGAAGGAGTTAGGAAACCTTCTAGAATTGAAATCACT GAGTTTTTCGTCAAACAACTTCTCGGGTTCATTCCCATCTCACCTTGGGAATCTGGTAAACTTAGAACAACT ATACATGAATGATGTGGAACTCAGAGGCAGGATACCAGACTTTATAGGGAATTGGTCTAATCTTAATGTCTT GAGGTTTCAGGGTAATTCTTTTGAAGGCTCAATTCCcttgtcattttcaaatttgacTTCTTTGATAGAGTT AAGAATAAGTGGTTTGTTTAATGGGAGCTCTTCACTGGCTTTTTTGAGGAATTTGAAGTCTTTGAATATCTT GGAACTGAGGAATAATAATATTTCTGATTCAATTCCATCCTTTATTGGCGATTTCCTTAATTTAACCCAGCT GGATTTAAGCTTCAATAATATCACGGGACAGATTCCAGACTCAATTTTCAATTTGGGTTTACTTTCTTACTT GTTTCTTGGAAATAACAAACTAAGTGGTACCCTCCCTACCCAAAAAAGTGAGTCTCTTCTCTACAT AGATTTGTCCTATAATGATCTGTCAGGGACCCTTCCTTCTTgggtaaacaaacaaaatttacaGCT CAATTTAGTAGCCAATAACTTGACAATAGAGAGTTCAAATAGCAG GGGTTTGCCTCCGGGGCTAAactgtttacaaaaaaattttcCTTGCAACCGTGGTGTTGGAAGAT ATTATGATTTTGCTATGAAGTGTGGTGGTCCTCAAATTACGTCATCAAATGGAGTTGTGTTTGAAATGGACAACCAAACTCTTGGTCCAGCTACCTATTTTGTTACCGATACACATAGATGGGCCGTTAGTAACGTCGGATTATTCACTGGGAGCAACAATCCTCAATATAAAATAACTGTATCTAATCAGTTTACTCAAACCGTGGATCCAGAACTCTTCCAGACAGCTCGACTCTCTGCTTCATCACTGAGATATTATGGCCTGGGATTGGAAAATGGTTTCTACAACATCACCCTCCAATTTGCAGAAACGGTTATTTTGGATAATTCTGAATGGAAAAGTCTTGGGAGAAGAATCTTTGATATTTATATTCAG GGGACTCTTGTTTTAAaggattttaatataaaaaaggagGCTGGGGGCATCTCTTTCAGTGTTGTCCTAAAGAAATTTAGGGTTGAAGTGTTAGAAAATTATCTAGAGATCCATCTCTTTTGGGCTGGAAAAGGGACTTGTTGTATACCAGTTCAAGGTACTTATGGGCCCCTGATTTCAGCCATTAGTGCTATCCCAG ATTTTAAACCTACTGTTAGTAACAAACCTCCAAGCAATAAAAGGAACAGAGCTGGTCTAATTGTGGGGATTGTTGTTGGTGTTGGAGCTGTAAGCTTTCTAGTTGTTCTTGCATTCTTCTATGTCATTCGTAAACGAAAGCGTCATGATGATGACGAAG AGCTTTTAGATATTGACACAAAGCCATACACTTTTAGTTATTCCGAATTGAAGAATGCTACAAATGACTTTAATATTGGAAACAAGCTTGGAGAAGGAGGTTTTGGGCCTGTTCATAAG GGAACACTTGATGATGGAAGAGTTATCGCTGTGAAACAACTATCTGTACAATCCAATCAAGGAAAGAATCAGTTCATAGCTGAGATTGCCACTATCTCCGCTGTGCAACATCGTAATCTTGTTAACTTATATGGATGTTGCATTGAAGGAAATAAAAGACTTTTGGTCTATGAGTATCTTGAAAACAAGAGTCTTGATCATGCAATATTTG GAAATTGTTTAAACCTCAGTTGGTCTACACGCTATGTTATATGCTTGGGTATAGCCAGAGGTTTAACTTATTTACATGAAGAGTCGCGAATCCGTATTGTACACCGTGATGTGAAATCTAGTAATATTCTTCTTGATTTGGAGTTTATACCAAAAATATCTGATTTTGGGTTGGCAAAATTATATGATGACAAAAAGACCCATATAAGCACTCGTGTGGCTGGCACAAT TGGATATCTTGCACCAGAATATGCCATGCGTGGACATCTTACGGAGAAAGTTGATGTATTTTCCTTTGGTGTTGTGCTTTTGGAGATAGTTAGTGGAAGGCCAAATTCTGATTCAAGTCTGGAAGGAGACAAGATGTATCTTCTAGAATGG GCCTGGCAGCTACATGAAAACAACAATGTAACTGATCTTGTTGATCCTAGATTATTATCTGATTTTAATGACGAGGAAGTAAAACGAATTGTGGGAATATCTCTCTTATGCACTCAAACATCACCAATATTACGACCATCAATGTCCCGTGTGGTAGCAATGCTTTTAGGAGATATTGAAGTGAGCACTGTAACATCAAGGCCTGGATACTTGactgactggaaatttgatgaTGAGATTAGCTTCATGACTGAGGTTGCAACCAAAGGATCAGATACAAGTTTTTACAATTCTTCAGCAAGTTTTAGCATAGTAGGTGGAGCAGATTATTCACCAATTGATGCTTCCAAACCTATCCTTCATGAGACTCTAAGTGAGAGTTCGTAA
- the LOC100780567 gene encoding probable LRR receptor-like serine/threonine-protein kinase At1g56140 isoform X5 produces the protein MERCLLLQTLAFALVAVVCMFNFLVNATTDPNEARVLNAIFDKWSIIANHEHWNISGDLCSGRAIDDTSITDQTYNPFIKCDCFRNNNNTCHITKLSFSSNNFSGSFPSHLGNLVNLEQLYLGSSGISGSIPSTFSNLKNLKIVYMNDVELRGRIPDFIGNWSNLNVLRFQGNSFEGSIPLSFSNLTSLIELRISGLFNGSSSLAFLRNLKSLNILELRNNNISDSIPSFIGDFLNLTQLDLSFNNITGQIPDSIFNLGLLSYLFLGNNKLSGTLPTQKSESLLYIDLSYNDLSGTLPSWVNKQNLQLNLVANNLTIESSNSRGLPPGLNCLQKNFPCNRGVGRYYDFAMKCGGPQITSSNGVVFEMDNQTLGPATYFVTDTHRWAVSNVGLFTGSNNPQYKITVSNQFTQTVDPELFQTARLSASSLRYYGLGLENGFYNITLQFAETVILDNSEWKSLGRRIFDIYIQGTLVLKDFNIKKEAGGISFSVVLKKFRVEVLENYLEIHLFWAGKGTCCIPVQGTYGPLISAISAIPDFKPTVSNKPPSNKRNRAGLIVGIVVGVGAVSFLVVLAFFYVIRKRKRHDDDEELLDIDTKPYTFSYSELKNATNDFNIGNKLGEGGFGPVHKGTLDDGRVIAVKQLSVQSNQGKNQFIAEIATISAVQHRNLVNLYGCCIEGNKRLLVYEYLENKSLDHAIFGNCLNLSWSTRYVICLGIARGLTYLHEESRIRIVHRDVKSSNILLDLEFIPKISDFGLAKLYDDKKTHISTRVAGTIGYLAPEYAMRGHLTEKVDVFSFGVVLLEIVSGRPNSDSSLEGDKMYLLEWAWQLHENNNVTDLVDPRLLSDFNDEEVKRIVGISLLCTQTSPILRPSMSRVVAMLLGDIEVSTVTSRPGYLTDWKFDDEISFMTEVATKGSDTSFYNSSASFSIVGGADYSPIDASKPILHETLSESS, from the exons ATGGAACGGTGTTTATTACTACAAACTTTGGCTTTTGCACTTGTTGCTGTTGTATGCATGTTCAACTTCTTGGTTAATGCCACCACAGATCCTAATGAAG CGAGAGTTTTAAACGCAATCTTTGACAAATGGAGTATAATTGCGAATCATGAACACTGGAACATAAGTGGTGACCTATGCAGTGGAAGGGCCATCGATGACACATCTATCACTGATCAAACTTACAACCCATTcatcaaatgtgattgtttcaGGAACAACAACAATACTTGCCACATTACTAAACT GAGTTTTTCGTCAAACAACTTCTCGGGTTCATTCCCATCTCACCTTGGGAATCTGGTAAACTTAGAACAACT TTATTTGGGTAGTTCGGGAATTAGTGGTTCAATTCCATCCACTTTTTCAAATCTGAAGAATCTGAAGATCGT ATACATGAATGATGTGGAACTCAGAGGCAGGATACCAGACTTTATAGGGAATTGGTCTAATCTTAATGTCTT GAGGTTTCAGGGTAATTCTTTTGAAGGCTCAATTCCcttgtcattttcaaatttgacTTCTTTGATAGAGTT AAGAATAAGTGGTTTGTTTAATGGGAGCTCTTCACTGGCTTTTTTGAGGAATTTGAAGTCTTTGAATATCTT GGAACTGAGGAATAATAATATTTCTGATTCAATTCCATCCTTTATTGGCGATTTCCTTAATTTAACCCAGCT GGATTTAAGCTTCAATAATATCACGGGACAGATTCCAGACTCAATTTTCAATTTGGGTTTACTTTCTTACTT GTTTCTTGGAAATAACAAACTAAGTGGTACCCTCCCTACCCAAAAAAGTGAGTCTCTTCTCTACAT AGATTTGTCCTATAATGATCTGTCAGGGACCCTTCCTTCTTgggtaaacaaacaaaatttacaGCT CAATTTAGTAGCCAATAACTTGACAATAGAGAGTTCAAATAGCAG GGGTTTGCCTCCGGGGCTAAactgtttacaaaaaaattttcCTTGCAACCGTGGTGTTGGAAGAT ATTATGATTTTGCTATGAAGTGTGGTGGTCCTCAAATTACGTCATCAAATGGAGTTGTGTTTGAAATGGACAACCAAACTCTTGGTCCAGCTACCTATTTTGTTACCGATACACATAGATGGGCCGTTAGTAACGTCGGATTATTCACTGGGAGCAACAATCCTCAATATAAAATAACTGTATCTAATCAGTTTACTCAAACCGTGGATCCAGAACTCTTCCAGACAGCTCGACTCTCTGCTTCATCACTGAGATATTATGGCCTGGGATTGGAAAATGGTTTCTACAACATCACCCTCCAATTTGCAGAAACGGTTATTTTGGATAATTCTGAATGGAAAAGTCTTGGGAGAAGAATCTTTGATATTTATATTCAG GGGACTCTTGTTTTAAaggattttaatataaaaaaggagGCTGGGGGCATCTCTTTCAGTGTTGTCCTAAAGAAATTTAGGGTTGAAGTGTTAGAAAATTATCTAGAGATCCATCTCTTTTGGGCTGGAAAAGGGACTTGTTGTATACCAGTTCAAGGTACTTATGGGCCCCTGATTTCAGCCATTAGTGCTATCCCAG ATTTTAAACCTACTGTTAGTAACAAACCTCCAAGCAATAAAAGGAACAGAGCTGGTCTAATTGTGGGGATTGTTGTTGGTGTTGGAGCTGTAAGCTTTCTAGTTGTTCTTGCATTCTTCTATGTCATTCGTAAACGAAAGCGTCATGATGATGACGAAG AGCTTTTAGATATTGACACAAAGCCATACACTTTTAGTTATTCCGAATTGAAGAATGCTACAAATGACTTTAATATTGGAAACAAGCTTGGAGAAGGAGGTTTTGGGCCTGTTCATAAG GGAACACTTGATGATGGAAGAGTTATCGCTGTGAAACAACTATCTGTACAATCCAATCAAGGAAAGAATCAGTTCATAGCTGAGATTGCCACTATCTCCGCTGTGCAACATCGTAATCTTGTTAACTTATATGGATGTTGCATTGAAGGAAATAAAAGACTTTTGGTCTATGAGTATCTTGAAAACAAGAGTCTTGATCATGCAATATTTG GAAATTGTTTAAACCTCAGTTGGTCTACACGCTATGTTATATGCTTGGGTATAGCCAGAGGTTTAACTTATTTACATGAAGAGTCGCGAATCCGTATTGTACACCGTGATGTGAAATCTAGTAATATTCTTCTTGATTTGGAGTTTATACCAAAAATATCTGATTTTGGGTTGGCAAAATTATATGATGACAAAAAGACCCATATAAGCACTCGTGTGGCTGGCACAAT TGGATATCTTGCACCAGAATATGCCATGCGTGGACATCTTACGGAGAAAGTTGATGTATTTTCCTTTGGTGTTGTGCTTTTGGAGATAGTTAGTGGAAGGCCAAATTCTGATTCAAGTCTGGAAGGAGACAAGATGTATCTTCTAGAATGG GCCTGGCAGCTACATGAAAACAACAATGTAACTGATCTTGTTGATCCTAGATTATTATCTGATTTTAATGACGAGGAAGTAAAACGAATTGTGGGAATATCTCTCTTATGCACTCAAACATCACCAATATTACGACCATCAATGTCCCGTGTGGTAGCAATGCTTTTAGGAGATATTGAAGTGAGCACTGTAACATCAAGGCCTGGATACTTGactgactggaaatttgatgaTGAGATTAGCTTCATGACTGAGGTTGCAACCAAAGGATCAGATACAAGTTTTTACAATTCTTCAGCAAGTTTTAGCATAGTAGGTGGAGCAGATTATTCACCAATTGATGCTTCCAAACCTATCCTTCATGAGACTCTAAGTGAGAGTTCGTAA
- the LOC100780567 gene encoding probable LRR receptor-like serine/threonine-protein kinase At1g56140 isoform X6: MERCLLLQTLAFALVAVVCMFNFLVNATTDPNEARVLNAIFDKWSIIANHEHWNISGDLCSGRAIDDTSITDQTYNPFIKCDCFRNNNNTCHITKLSFSSNNFSGSFPSHLGNLVNLEQLYMNDVELRGRIPDFIGNWSNLNVLRFQGNSFEGSIPLSFSNLTSLIELRISGLFNGSSSLAFLRNLKSLNILELRNNNISDSIPSFIGDFLNLTQLDLSFNNITGQIPDSIFNLGLLSYLFLGNNKLSGTLPTQKSESLLYIDLSYNDLSGTLPSWVNKQNLQLNLVANNLTIESSNSRGLPPGLNCLQKNFPCNRGVGRYYDFAMKCGGPQITSSNGVVFEMDNQTLGPATYFVTDTHRWAVSNVGLFTGSNNPQYKITVSNQFTQTVDPELFQTARLSASSLRYYGLGLENGFYNITLQFAETVILDNSEWKSLGRRIFDIYIQGTLVLKDFNIKKEAGGISFSVVLKKFRVEVLENYLEIHLFWAGKGTCCIPVQGTYGPLISAISAIPDFKPTVSNKPPSNKRNRAGLIVGIVVGVGAVSFLVVLAFFYVIRKRKRHDDDEELLDIDTKPYTFSYSELKNATNDFNIGNKLGEGGFGPVHKGTLDDGRVIAVKQLSVQSNQGKNQFIAEIATISAVQHRNLVNLYGCCIEGNKRLLVYEYLENKSLDHAIFGNCLNLSWSTRYVICLGIARGLTYLHEESRIRIVHRDVKSSNILLDLEFIPKISDFGLAKLYDDKKTHISTRVAGTIGYLAPEYAMRGHLTEKVDVFSFGVVLLEIVSGRPNSDSSLEGDKMYLLEWAWQLHENNNVTDLVDPRLLSDFNDEEVKRIVGISLLCTQTSPILRPSMSRVVAMLLGDIEVSTVTSRPGYLTDWKFDDEISFMTEVATKGSDTSFYNSSASFSIVGGADYSPIDASKPILHETLSESS; this comes from the exons ATGGAACGGTGTTTATTACTACAAACTTTGGCTTTTGCACTTGTTGCTGTTGTATGCATGTTCAACTTCTTGGTTAATGCCACCACAGATCCTAATGAAG CGAGAGTTTTAAACGCAATCTTTGACAAATGGAGTATAATTGCGAATCATGAACACTGGAACATAAGTGGTGACCTATGCAGTGGAAGGGCCATCGATGACACATCTATCACTGATCAAACTTACAACCCATTcatcaaatgtgattgtttcaGGAACAACAACAATACTTGCCACATTACTAAACT GAGTTTTTCGTCAAACAACTTCTCGGGTTCATTCCCATCTCACCTTGGGAATCTGGTAAACTTAGAACAACT ATACATGAATGATGTGGAACTCAGAGGCAGGATACCAGACTTTATAGGGAATTGGTCTAATCTTAATGTCTT GAGGTTTCAGGGTAATTCTTTTGAAGGCTCAATTCCcttgtcattttcaaatttgacTTCTTTGATAGAGTT AAGAATAAGTGGTTTGTTTAATGGGAGCTCTTCACTGGCTTTTTTGAGGAATTTGAAGTCTTTGAATATCTT GGAACTGAGGAATAATAATATTTCTGATTCAATTCCATCCTTTATTGGCGATTTCCTTAATTTAACCCAGCT GGATTTAAGCTTCAATAATATCACGGGACAGATTCCAGACTCAATTTTCAATTTGGGTTTACTTTCTTACTT GTTTCTTGGAAATAACAAACTAAGTGGTACCCTCCCTACCCAAAAAAGTGAGTCTCTTCTCTACAT AGATTTGTCCTATAATGATCTGTCAGGGACCCTTCCTTCTTgggtaaacaaacaaaatttacaGCT CAATTTAGTAGCCAATAACTTGACAATAGAGAGTTCAAATAGCAG GGGTTTGCCTCCGGGGCTAAactgtttacaaaaaaattttcCTTGCAACCGTGGTGTTGGAAGAT ATTATGATTTTGCTATGAAGTGTGGTGGTCCTCAAATTACGTCATCAAATGGAGTTGTGTTTGAAATGGACAACCAAACTCTTGGTCCAGCTACCTATTTTGTTACCGATACACATAGATGGGCCGTTAGTAACGTCGGATTATTCACTGGGAGCAACAATCCTCAATATAAAATAACTGTATCTAATCAGTTTACTCAAACCGTGGATCCAGAACTCTTCCAGACAGCTCGACTCTCTGCTTCATCACTGAGATATTATGGCCTGGGATTGGAAAATGGTTTCTACAACATCACCCTCCAATTTGCAGAAACGGTTATTTTGGATAATTCTGAATGGAAAAGTCTTGGGAGAAGAATCTTTGATATTTATATTCAG GGGACTCTTGTTTTAAaggattttaatataaaaaaggagGCTGGGGGCATCTCTTTCAGTGTTGTCCTAAAGAAATTTAGGGTTGAAGTGTTAGAAAATTATCTAGAGATCCATCTCTTTTGGGCTGGAAAAGGGACTTGTTGTATACCAGTTCAAGGTACTTATGGGCCCCTGATTTCAGCCATTAGTGCTATCCCAG ATTTTAAACCTACTGTTAGTAACAAACCTCCAAGCAATAAAAGGAACAGAGCTGGTCTAATTGTGGGGATTGTTGTTGGTGTTGGAGCTGTAAGCTTTCTAGTTGTTCTTGCATTCTTCTATGTCATTCGTAAACGAAAGCGTCATGATGATGACGAAG AGCTTTTAGATATTGACACAAAGCCATACACTTTTAGTTATTCCGAATTGAAGAATGCTACAAATGACTTTAATATTGGAAACAAGCTTGGAGAAGGAGGTTTTGGGCCTGTTCATAAG GGAACACTTGATGATGGAAGAGTTATCGCTGTGAAACAACTATCTGTACAATCCAATCAAGGAAAGAATCAGTTCATAGCTGAGATTGCCACTATCTCCGCTGTGCAACATCGTAATCTTGTTAACTTATATGGATGTTGCATTGAAGGAAATAAAAGACTTTTGGTCTATGAGTATCTTGAAAACAAGAGTCTTGATCATGCAATATTTG GAAATTGTTTAAACCTCAGTTGGTCTACACGCTATGTTATATGCTTGGGTATAGCCAGAGGTTTAACTTATTTACATGAAGAGTCGCGAATCCGTATTGTACACCGTGATGTGAAATCTAGTAATATTCTTCTTGATTTGGAGTTTATACCAAAAATATCTGATTTTGGGTTGGCAAAATTATATGATGACAAAAAGACCCATATAAGCACTCGTGTGGCTGGCACAAT TGGATATCTTGCACCAGAATATGCCATGCGTGGACATCTTACGGAGAAAGTTGATGTATTTTCCTTTGGTGTTGTGCTTTTGGAGATAGTTAGTGGAAGGCCAAATTCTGATTCAAGTCTGGAAGGAGACAAGATGTATCTTCTAGAATGG GCCTGGCAGCTACATGAAAACAACAATGTAACTGATCTTGTTGATCCTAGATTATTATCTGATTTTAATGACGAGGAAGTAAAACGAATTGTGGGAATATCTCTCTTATGCACTCAAACATCACCAATATTACGACCATCAATGTCCCGTGTGGTAGCAATGCTTTTAGGAGATATTGAAGTGAGCACTGTAACATCAAGGCCTGGATACTTGactgactggaaatttgatgaTGAGATTAGCTTCATGACTGAGGTTGCAACCAAAGGATCAGATACAAGTTTTTACAATTCTTCAGCAAGTTTTAGCATAGTAGGTGGAGCAGATTATTCACCAATTGATGCTTCCAAACCTATCCTTCATGAGACTCTAAGTGAGAGTTCGTAA